One genomic window of Entelurus aequoreus isolate RoL-2023_Sb linkage group LG07, RoL_Eaeq_v1.1, whole genome shotgun sequence includes the following:
- the ndufb11 gene encoding NADH dehydrogenase [ubiquinone] 1 beta subcomplex subunit 11, mitochondrial, whose protein sequence is MLTRLARLGPVLPRLRAHLPVRFVSQSKPSGAVGASVATELQQAAPNVSHGEVNPFVKNPDYHGFSTDPEVDVWNMRLAFFFGVSLCIVIGGTFLCYLPDHGMREWSRREAERLILQREKEGLPLITENYYDPDKIILPSVSEE, encoded by the exons ATGTTGACCCGACTGGCGCGGCTCGGGCCCGTTTTGCCGCGCTTACGCGCTCACTTGCCGGTTCGATTCGTGTCCCAATCCAAGCCCAGCGGGGCCGTCGGTGCCAGCGTCGCGACGGAACTGCAGCAGGCGGCACCGAATGTCAGCCACGGGGAGGTCAACCCGTTTGTCAAG AATCCAGATTACCATGGCTTCTCCACTGACCCTGAGGTGGATGTATGGAACATGAGATTAGCCTTCTTCTTCGGCGTGTCTCTGTGTATCGTCATCGGAGGAACATTTCTTTGCTACTTACCAGACCATGG TATGCGTGAGTGGTCCAGAAGGGAGGCTGAACGTCTCATCCTGCAGAGAGAGAAGGAGGGTCTACCTCTGATCACAGAAAACTACTATGACCCCGACAAGATTATCTTGCCCAGCGTTAGCGAGGAGTAA